CATGTAGGGCAGAGATACGTTCGATCGCTTTCGCTGTTCGATCGTCCATAACTGGTCTTTCAAATTTAGCTAATTTTAAAAGGTCATTTTCATTAGGCATTTTATGTGGGTTCCATGTTTGGAAAACTTTTTTGCCTTTTAACTCGGGGATGATCCTTCCCAAATCTAAGGTTACCTCAGGTTTATCATAACCGTCACGGATATTAAAAACTAAAGATACTTTGGGATTCTTAAAATAAGTTGGATCCGTATGTAAAACAACATCACTTGCTTCATAACGAAATTCATTTAAAATCTCTTTTTCTTCATCATAACCGTTCCCTAGTAAATTTTTTGCCTGATTTGCTTGGGTTGATAGAATGACATGATCAAATTCCTTTTCTTCCGTCTCGAATTGAATAATTGTTTTGGAATTCTTTTTATATATTTGTTTTATATTTGAATTTAAATGGATTTGTTTTAATCCCGAAGTGAGGCGATTGACAACATCCCGTGTTCCATATTTCGCTGTTTCCTGCGGAGTATAAGAATAACCTCGGGAATGGTATCCAATGATTGTTTCTGCAGGATAAAGAGCAACTGTTTCCGTTTTACAAGTATTCACCAAAGCAAAGGTAGGCAATAAAAACTCATAAATAAATTCA
The sequence above is a segment of the Leptospira levettii genome. Coding sequences within it:
- a CDS encoding NAD(P)-binding protein, with translation MIAVIGSGITGLTASWALNKYSDVSLYEKHPEVGMAAFGAKQLINGIEVEFDIPFRTIKRDYYPTLFQVYDKANIQTRVVDYSFRVDSSNEAVFGFFSKNIFGNHFGFPTADVFLSKKGRLIFSDLLKFYTNSKTDWKNENQNITILDFLKKYHYSNEFIYEFLLPTFALVNTCKTETVALYPAETIIGYHSRGYSYTPQETAKYGTRDVVNRLTSGLKQIHLNSNIKQIYKKNSKTIIQFETEEKEFDHVILSTQANQAKNLLGNGYDEEKEILNEFRYEASDVVLHTDPTYFKNPKVSLVFNIRDGYDKPEVTLDLGRIIPELKGKKVFQTWNPHKMPNENDLLKLAKFERPVMDDRTAKAIERISALHAKPNCNLWLCGSYSLYGIPLLEAGAKSALQVVSKILNQSVDTIIQR